In Ignavibacteriales bacterium, one DNA window encodes the following:
- the tsaD gene encoding tRNA (adenosine(37)-N6)-threonylcarbamoyltransferase complex transferase subunit TsaD, whose protein sequence is MNVLGIESSCDETSVSIISDERLVANLISSQDFHTKYGGVVPELSSRAHLQIIIPLVKDALSKANLMLTDIDLICATAGPGLIGALLVGLTFGKSLAYSLNKPFVPVNHIEGHIFSGFLMEEKPEFPYLSLVVSGGHTLLLVVKSDEEIIKLGTTVDDAAGEAFDKVAKMIGLGYPGGPKIQTISENGNPDKIFFPIASLKNPFDFSFSGVKTSVLRYVQKTYGEPKNIPAVDLPDLTASFQASVVKALMQNVEKALNKFEVKALSLVGGVAANKSLRIAFANLAEKYNKKLIIPDFVFCGDNAAMIAYRGLKLHQSGKKFSLNYNAFPGLSFNSFLKDGI, encoded by the coding sequence ATGAATGTATTAGGAATAGAAAGTTCCTGTGACGAAACTTCGGTTTCGATAATATCTGATGAAAGATTGGTTGCTAATCTAATTTCTTCCCAGGATTTCCATACGAAATATGGCGGAGTTGTGCCTGAACTATCGAGCCGCGCGCATCTGCAAATTATAATTCCGCTTGTAAAAGATGCGCTTAGCAAAGCTAATTTAATGTTAACAGATATTGATTTAATATGCGCTACTGCTGGTCCTGGTTTAATTGGGGCTTTGTTGGTAGGATTAACATTTGGTAAATCACTTGCATATTCATTAAACAAACCTTTCGTTCCAGTTAATCATATTGAAGGACATATATTTTCTGGTTTTCTGATGGAAGAGAAACCAGAATTTCCCTACCTATCTCTTGTTGTTTCTGGCGGGCATACGCTTCTTTTAGTTGTAAAAAGTGATGAGGAAATTATAAAACTTGGAACAACAGTAGATGATGCTGCCGGAGAGGCATTTGATAAAGTTGCAAAGATGATCGGGTTAGGTTATCCTGGTGGACCTAAAATTCAAACTATTTCGGAAAATGGAAATCCAGATAAAATATTTTTCCCAATTGCATCATTAAAAAATCCTTTCGATTTTTCTTTCAGTGGTGTAAAAACTTCTGTACTTCGCTATGTTCAAAAAACTTATGGCGAACCTAAAAATATTCCGGCTGTAGATTTACCTGATTTGACAGCATCATTTCAGGCTTCTGTTGTTAAAGCTTTGATGCAGAATGTAGAAAAAGCCTTGAATAAGTTTGAAGTAAAAGCGCTTTCTTTGGTTGGTGGTGTTGCTGCAAATAAAAGTTTAAGAATTGCATTCGCAAATCTGGCTGAAAAATATAATAAGAAACTTATAATTCCAGATTTTGTTTTCTGTGGGGATAATGCTGCGATGATTGCGTACAGAGGATTGAAATTACATCAGTCAGGAAAGAAATTTTCATTAAATTATAATGCGTTTCCAGGATTATCATTCAATTCATTTTTAAAAGATGGGATATAA
- a CDS encoding aspartate kinase, whose product MKLIVQKYGGSSLADTTKIKNVASKIFHRVQNEEKVVVVVSAMGKTTDNLIKMAKEISIKPDPRELDMLLTTGEQISISLLSMALKEIGVNSKSLNAFQVEIMTTNDFNEARIKNIKVEKIFSELGDNDVIIVAGFQGITEDGEITTLGRGGSDTSAVALAAALNVNCEIYSDVDGIYTVDPRLYPNAKKLKTITYDEMLEMASLGAKVLHSRSVEIAKKFGLVIYCASTFSNEEGSYVMTENIEQPIVSGLSVMDNQTQVTISNLPNDYNLIHKIFYSAAHEGLNVDMISVITEGNSINISFTIIDDKKVHVDESLLHLLKNYNEYNLHYYPGCVKISIVGVGMRSSSGVAADFFKALENIPIKLVTTSEIKISCLVDSQFKQQAVDSLVKTFSL is encoded by the coding sequence ATGAAGTTAATTGTTCAGAAATATGGTGGAAGTAGTTTAGCTGATACAACCAAAATTAAAAATGTTGCCTCAAAAATATTCCATAGAGTACAAAACGAAGAGAAGGTTGTAGTTGTTGTTTCTGCAATGGGAAAGACTACAGACAATTTGATTAAGATGGCAAAGGAAATTTCCATTAAACCTGATCCACGCGAATTAGATATGCTCTTAACCACCGGAGAACAAATTTCCATTTCGCTTCTTTCTATGGCATTAAAGGAAATTGGAGTTAATTCAAAATCGCTTAATGCTTTCCAGGTAGAAATTATGACTACAAATGATTTTAATGAAGCGAGAATAAAGAATATAAAAGTTGAAAAAATATTTTCCGAACTTGGAGACAATGATGTTATAATCGTTGCAGGTTTCCAGGGAATTACTGAAGATGGCGAAATTACAACACTGGGCAGGGGAGGATCAGATACATCGGCGGTGGCGCTTGCTGCAGCATTAAATGTTAATTGCGAAATTTACAGCGATGTTGACGGAATTTATACGGTTGATCCACGCCTTTATCCAAATGCAAAGAAATTAAAAACCATTACTTATGATGAAATGCTTGAAATGGCAAGTCTTGGAGCAAAGGTTCTCCACAGCAGGTCAGTGGAAATAGCTAAAAAATTCGGTTTAGTAATTTATTGTGCATCAACTTTTTCTAACGAAGAAGGGAGTTATGTTATGACAGAAAATATAGAGCAGCCAATTGTATCCGGGTTAAGCGTAATGGATAATCAGACACAGGTTACAATTTCCAATTTACCGAATGATTATAATCTGATTCATAAAATATTTTATAGCGCCGCCCATGAAGGATTGAATGTGGATATGATTTCAGTAATTACAGAAGGTAATTCGATTAACATATCTTTTACAATAATTGATGATAAAAAAGTTCACGTTGATGAATCGCTTTTGCATCTGTTAAAAAATTACAATGAATATAACCTTCATTATTATCCAGGCTGTGTAAAAATTTCTATTGTTGGTGTTGGAATGCGTTCAAGCAGCGGAGTTGCAGCAGATTTTTTTAAAGCTCTGGAAAATATTCCGATTAAACTTGTAACAACATCAGAAATAAAAATTTCCTGCCTTGTAGATTCTCAATTCAAACAACAAGCTGTAGATTCACTTGTAAAAACTTTTAGTTTATAG
- the mltG gene encoding endolytic transglycosylase MltG has protein sequence MQKNKIILKNILTKKQFIIIIAFFLIVFAVLAYTFFSPNYFEGKKSFRFEIKTGTTLNQVIDTLYNAGIIPGKRNMRIAAFLLGAEKSIKAGRYEIPNGINYVNLVEMFKEGLCEVPVYVHLYDGISLKVLARVLKEKVYVDSVLVIELSKDKKFIQTEEFNVSSLEGYLLPGDYYFYKETPVKEIIEKLKSNFDKFISTDSLQKQIKKLKYNLHQILTMASIIQGESKKVDEYITISGVYYNRLQKGMKLQADPTIQYSLNTGWRRLLKNDLKINNPYNTYVHFGLPPGPINNPGKAAILSALYPEKHSYLFFVADGKGGHKFTRNYTEHLKAVKEYRKWFGEQVIK, from the coding sequence ATGCAAAAGAATAAAATCATATTAAAAAATATTTTAACTAAGAAGCAGTTTATAATTATTATTGCATTCTTCCTTATAGTTTTTGCTGTGCTGGCTTATACTTTTTTTTCACCAAATTATTTTGAAGGCAAAAAATCTTTTAGATTCGAGATAAAGACCGGCACTACCTTAAACCAGGTAATAGATACATTATATAATGCTGGTATTATTCCAGGTAAAAGAAACATGAGGATTGCTGCATTTCTGCTTGGCGCAGAGAAAAGCATAAAAGCAGGCAGATATGAAATACCTAACGGAATTAACTATGTAAATTTGGTTGAAATGTTCAAAGAAGGATTATGCGAAGTACCGGTTTATGTTCATTTGTATGATGGTATTTCATTAAAAGTTCTTGCACGAGTGCTGAAGGAAAAAGTTTACGTCGATTCTGTATTGGTAATTGAATTGAGTAAAGACAAGAAGTTCATTCAGACGGAGGAATTTAATGTTTCCTCGCTTGAGGGTTATTTGCTACCAGGTGATTATTATTTCTACAAAGAAACACCGGTAAAGGAAATCATTGAAAAACTAAAAAGTAATTTTGATAAATTTATTTCAACCGACTCACTTCAGAAACAAATAAAAAAACTTAAATATAATCTTCATCAAATATTAACTATGGCTTCTATAATTCAAGGTGAATCAAAGAAAGTTGATGAGTACATAACGATATCCGGCGTTTACTATAATCGGTTACAAAAGGGAATGAAGCTTCAGGCAGATCCTACAATTCAATATTCACTTAATACTGGCTGGCGCAGATTGCTAAAGAATGATTTGAAGATTAATAATCCGTATAATACTTATGTGCATTTTGGTTTACCACCAGGACCCATTAACAATCCCGGGAAAGCTGCAATTTTATCAGCACTTTATCCGGAAAAACATAGTTATTTATTTTTTGTGGCTGATGGCAAAGGCGGGCATAAATTTACTAGAAATTATACTGAACATTTAAAAGCCGTTAAAGAATATAGAAAATGGTTCGGTGAACAAGTTATTAAATAA
- a CDS encoding proline dehydrogenase family protein produces the protein MSFLNYLIVKFVKILPKPIVKIFALKYIAGTKLQDAVEVVKELNTRGIYATIDVLGEAINNKNEAIDAKKECFEVLDAIDKNNLMANLSIKPTQMGIVLDKDFGFKQITEIVEKAKEYKNFVRIDMEDSPVTDLTFELHRFLKQKFDNVGVVVQAYLKRTYTDVSKLNKEGTNYRLCKGIYIEPESIAYKDKQEIRNNYMKVLKKMFEDGNYVGIATHDDYLIENAYQLIKEMNIPKEKYEFQMLYGVKESLRDKINSDGHKIRIYVPFGEHWYKYSIRRLQENPNMAWYITKSLFTFR, from the coding sequence GTGTCATTTCTAAACTATCTCATCGTAAAGTTTGTAAAGATTCTTCCAAAACCAATTGTTAAAATATTTGCGTTAAAGTACATTGCTGGCACCAAGCTTCAGGATGCTGTTGAAGTTGTTAAGGAATTGAATACCAGGGGAATTTATGCCACAATTGATGTTCTTGGTGAAGCTATCAATAATAAAAATGAAGCAATCGATGCAAAGAAAGAATGCTTTGAAGTGTTAGACGCCATCGATAAAAATAATCTGATGGCTAACCTTTCTATCAAACCCACACAAATGGGAATTGTTCTTGATAAAGATTTTGGCTTTAAGCAAATAACTGAAATTGTTGAAAAAGCTAAAGAATATAAAAATTTTGTTCGTATCGATATGGAAGACTCTCCGGTTACCGATCTAACTTTTGAATTGCATAGATTCCTAAAACAAAAATTTGATAATGTTGGTGTTGTTGTTCAGGCATATTTAAAAAGAACTTACACGGATGTTTCAAAGCTGAATAAAGAAGGGACAAATTACCGTCTTTGCAAAGGAATTTATATTGAACCGGAAAGTATTGCATACAAAGACAAACAAGAAATACGCAATAATTATATGAAAGTGCTAAAGAAAATGTTTGAAGATGGAAACTATGTTGGAATAGCGACACACGATGATTATTTAATAGAGAATGCCTACCAATTAATTAAAGAAATGAATATTCCAAAAGAGAAATATGAGTTTCAAATGCTGTACGGAGTGAAAGAGAGTTTGCGGGATAAAATTAATTCAGATGGACATAAAATAAGAATCTATGTTCCTTTCGGGGAACATTGGTATAAATATTCAATACGCAGGCTGCAGGAAAATCCTAACATGGCTTGGTATATAACCAAGAGTTTATTTACGTTCAGATGA
- a CDS encoding T9SS type A sorting domain-containing protein has product MSTLTKSYAHFGFINKFFFWILLLSVITIQTSFPQGHLSISNSLEIDDKTFEFEIHIQSTGASFELTSYQCVVGFNQEILNGGTLTFSYIAASSQLSNQPLNQAVENDNGSERLCMASWPGSDIISSTYTRLGRFRIQNSVPFGHYTTGFLWDTVGTQRTMLTGSGFIDITQQFTFFGLDTPMPVELTLFNANFENDFVKLNWETATEMNVWGFEIQRKIFSSSNNEEWNKIGFVNGAGTSNSYKKYNFQDVNCGKTGKYFYRLKMIDIDGAYSNSDEVEIMVEKPLNYSLLQNYPNPFNPSTKISYSLKNQSNVKLTIYNSIGELVETLVNNNQLAGSYETVWNAMNLSSGIYFYRIGVSSTEGKENFTAVNKMQLVK; this is encoded by the coding sequence ATGAGTACTTTAACAAAGTCGTATGCACATTTTGGCTTTATAAATAAATTCTTTTTTTGGATCTTGCTCTTATCTGTTATAACAATCCAAACAAGTTTTCCCCAGGGACATCTTAGTATTTCAAATAGTTTAGAAATTGATGATAAAACTTTTGAATTCGAAATTCATATTCAAAGTACAGGAGCTAGTTTTGAATTAACTTCTTATCAATGTGTAGTGGGTTTTAATCAAGAAATACTAAATGGAGGTACATTGACATTTAGTTATATAGCAGCCTCCTCTCAACTTAGCAATCAGCCGTTAAATCAAGCAGTTGAAAATGATAATGGAAGTGAACGGTTATGTATGGCTTCATGGCCTGGCAGCGATATTATTTCGAGCACTTATACAAGACTTGGAAGATTCAGAATTCAAAATTCAGTCCCATTTGGCCATTATACCACAGGTTTTCTTTGGGATACAGTCGGAACACAACGTACAATGTTAACTGGAAGCGGTTTTATAGATATTACGCAGCAATTCACTTTCTTCGGTTTGGATACACCAATGCCAGTTGAGTTAACTTTGTTTAATGCTAACTTTGAAAATGATTTTGTAAAATTAAATTGGGAAACAGCAACTGAAATGAACGTTTGGGGATTTGAAATTCAACGTAAGATATTCTCATCCTCCAATAATGAAGAATGGAATAAGATTGGATTTGTAAACGGTGCTGGTACCTCTAATTCGTATAAAAAATATAATTTCCAGGATGTTAATTGCGGAAAGACTGGTAAATATTTTTATCGATTAAAAATGATTGATATTGATGGCGCTTATTCAAACTCTGATGAAGTAGAAATTATGGTTGAGAAACCATTGAACTATTCACTTCTTCAAAACTATCCTAATCCTTTCAATCCTTCAACTAAAATTTCATATTCATTAAAAAATCAGAGCAATGTAAAGTTAACGATTTACAATTCGATAGGCGAACTGGTTGAAACGCTGGTTAATAATAACCAACTGGCTGGTAGTTATGAGACCGTTTGGAATGCTATGAATTTATCTTCTGGTATTTATTTTTATAGGATAGGAGTAAGCTCAACTGAAGGAAAAGAGAATTTTACTGCTGTAAACAAAATGCAACTTGTAAAATAA
- a CDS encoding 2-hydroxyacid dehydrogenase gives MKVAFFSTKPYERKIFEEVNRLYHHQITFFEPRLTNNTAGLTTEFPAVCIFVNDQLDSSTLEILSNNGIKLIALRCAGFNNVDLIVAKEKGITVVRVPAYSPHSVAEHTLALILALNRKIHRAYNRIREGNFALDGLLGFDLFGRTVGIIGTGKIGAEVSKIMTGFGCTVIAHDHVVNPVCEKIGVKYVELDKIFSESDIITLHCPLTPDTYHLIDSKAIEKMKKGVVLINTSRGALIDTINVIRALKSGKIGYLGLDVYEEEGDLFFEDLSNKVLQDDVFARLITFPNVIITGHQAFFTKEALQNIAETTSLNIKEFEETGNCKNQVILESIKK, from the coding sequence ATGAAAGTAGCTTTTTTTAGTACTAAACCGTATGAAAGGAAAATTTTTGAAGAAGTAAATAGACTCTACCATCATCAGATTACTTTTTTTGAACCAAGGTTAACTAATAATACAGCCGGGTTAACAACAGAATTTCCTGCTGTCTGTATATTTGTTAATGATCAATTAGATTCATCAACTTTAGAAATACTTTCTAATAATGGAATTAAACTTATTGCTCTACGCTGCGCAGGCTTTAATAATGTTGATCTGATTGTTGCAAAAGAAAAAGGAATTACTGTGGTAAGAGTGCCTGCTTATTCACCTCATTCTGTTGCTGAACATACTTTAGCATTAATTCTTGCATTAAATAGAAAAATCCATAGGGCTTATAATCGTATTAGAGAAGGTAATTTTGCTCTCGATGGTTTGTTAGGTTTTGATTTATTTGGTAGAACCGTTGGTATTATTGGCACTGGCAAAATTGGTGCAGAAGTATCCAAAATTATGACTGGATTTGGTTGTACTGTAATTGCACATGACCATGTCGTTAATCCTGTCTGTGAAAAAATTGGAGTTAAATATGTTGAGCTGGATAAAATATTTTCTGAATCTGATATTATAACTTTGCATTGCCCGCTAACACCGGATACATATCACTTAATTGATTCCAAAGCTATTGAAAAAATGAAAAAGGGTGTTGTATTGATTAATACAAGTCGGGGAGCTTTAATTGACACTATAAATGTAATCCGTGCATTAAAGTCTGGAAAGATTGGTTATCTTGGGCTGGATGTTTACGAAGAAGAAGGGGATCTTTTCTTCGAAGATCTTTCCAACAAGGTTCTTCAGGATGATGTTTTTGCAAGACTTATAACTTTTCCGAATGTAATAATTACAGGGCATCAGGCATTTTTTACAAAAGAAGCATTGCAAAATATTGCTGAAACAACTTCACTTAACATTAAAGAATTTGAAGAAACAGGAAATTGCAAAAACCAGGTAATTTTAGAAAGCATCAAAAAATGA
- a CDS encoding Ig-like domain-containing protein, whose translation MNLKIKHISGTITLVLSLFLVVLLISCANQLPPGGGPQDTVPPEIISVFPANGTTNFSDNYFEIEFSEYVDKRSVQDAIFISPAIDGSLEYDWSGKSLRVNFPGKLKDSMTYIVTVGTNATDLNNRNKMAQAYSLSFSTGNKIDRGIIQGKVYSEKPQGIMLFAYPVYDTTINPTKHKPKYISQAGANGEYKLLGLAFGKYRVFAVQDEFTDLIYNVGDDAYGCPYSDVTVSEMDSVFHSLNFYMIKEDTLKPRLISATMTDQKHILLEFSEPIDSLIILNDYSIVDSSNNLSLKPLYAFQGKGKKENVVLVVKEILSEKNNNFVIARNIKDLAGNITGKDFTQLIISDRPDTSAPNLYSTKVATLITEEKVKPEFIFLFDDGFDTTLAKKGISVNERKGKVISSKVTFPDAASIKVKIMDELKQKENYEVNINLNDIIDAAGNKRDSIYKYGFKPVSQTDYAGVSGKVKLPVSLQKEKVIIVLKGTDSEKFKYQQKANEKYEWKFNKVNPGKYILWSFIDKDSSASYKYGKPYPFQTSDRFTVYPDTLKLRARWPVGDVVLEYK comes from the coding sequence GTGAACTTAAAAATCAAACATATTTCTGGTACCATAACTTTAGTTCTCAGTTTATTTTTAGTTGTATTATTAATCAGTTGTGCAAACCAGCTACCTCCGGGTGGAGGACCACAGGATACAGTCCCACCAGAAATTATTTCTGTCTTTCCTGCAAATGGAACAACAAATTTTTCAGATAATTATTTTGAAATTGAATTTTCAGAATATGTGGACAAACGAAGTGTTCAGGATGCAATATTTATCTCTCCAGCTATTGATGGAAGTCTTGAATATGACTGGAGCGGAAAATCTTTAAGAGTTAACTTTCCGGGAAAACTGAAGGATAGTATGACTTACATAGTAACTGTTGGTACAAATGCTACTGATTTGAATAACCGGAATAAAATGGCTCAAGCGTACTCACTATCTTTTTCTACCGGAAATAAAATTGATAGGGGAATTATTCAAGGAAAAGTTTATAGTGAAAAACCGCAGGGGATTATGTTATTCGCTTATCCGGTTTATGATACTACAATAAATCCAACTAAGCATAAGCCAAAATATATTTCTCAAGCTGGAGCAAATGGAGAGTATAAACTACTGGGATTGGCATTTGGCAAATATCGTGTGTTTGCTGTCCAGGATGAATTTACAGATTTAATTTATAATGTAGGAGATGATGCTTATGGTTGTCCTTACTCTGATGTGACAGTGTCCGAGATGGATTCTGTTTTTCATAGTCTAAATTTTTATATGATAAAAGAAGACACATTAAAACCGCGTTTGATAAGCGCTACAATGACTGATCAAAAACATATTCTTCTTGAATTTAGCGAACCGATTGACAGCTTAATTATTTTAAATGATTATTCAATTGTAGATTCTTCAAATAATCTTAGTTTGAAACCACTTTATGCTTTCCAGGGAAAAGGGAAAAAAGAAAATGTTGTTCTGGTAGTTAAAGAAATTCTATCTGAAAAAAATAACAATTTTGTTATTGCCCGGAATATAAAAGATTTAGCGGGTAATATTACTGGGAAGGATTTTACACAGCTTATAATTAGTGATAGACCGGATACCTCAGCACCGAATTTGTATTCCACAAAAGTTGCTACGCTAATAACCGAAGAAAAAGTTAAACCAGAATTTATTTTTTTGTTTGATGATGGATTTGATACAACTCTTGCCAAAAAAGGAATTAGTGTAAATGAAAGAAAAGGAAAAGTTATTTCTTCTAAAGTTACTTTTCCTGATGCTGCATCTATTAAAGTAAAAATAATGGATGAATTAAAACAAAAAGAAAATTATGAAGTGAATATAAATCTAAATGATATAATTGATGCAGCCGGCAATAAACGCGATTCCATTTATAAATATGGATTCAAACCGGTTTCACAGACAGATTATGCAGGTGTTTCCGGTAAGGTTAAACTTCCTGTAAGTTTGCAGAAAGAAAAAGTTATAATAGTGTTAAAGGGAACTGATAGTGAAAAATTTAAGTACCAACAAAAGGCTAATGAAAAATACGAATGGAAATTTAACAAAGTAAATCCAGGGAAATATATCCTTTGGAGTTTTATTGATAAGGATAGCAGTGCGAGTTATAAATATGGCAAACCATATCCATTTCAAACTTCGGATAGGTTTACGGTTTATCCAGATACCTTAAAATTAAGAGCCAGGTGGCCCGTTGGTGATGTAGTTCTCGAATATAAATAA
- a CDS encoding carboxylesterase family protein: protein MKIFSLIGFSLIIILLTATSRSTAQTRYLDTVFSNIKVTNGIQFGSNKNAFGINQNLLLDIYEPEGDTSASRPLMIWVHGGAFVLGDRKYADVVLYCKEFAKRGYVTASIDYRLGVTSFNNKGYMEAILRATQDLKAAIRFFRANASVYKINTEKIIAGGTSAGGFTAIHTGYLNADEIPSEIDTSKIGSIEGNSGNPGYSSKFNLIVNCWGAIVDTNWMQAGDLPVVSIHGTADNIVPCYSGKAMGVFPVYGSGVIERNVTRLGIENKLKLFYGAGHQLIGGSMDTVNARFDTSITVISNFIYSTLINPFVSVEKQSDIPVKDFIVDQNYPNPFNPSTIISYQLLSSLNPSQGGTLVSLKVFDILGKEVATLVNEVQKAGIYNYTFSIDNYKLKSGNYFYKLTVNNFSETKKFTVLK from the coding sequence ATGAAAATATTTTCCCTTATAGGTTTTTCTCTTATTATAATTTTATTAACAGCAACAAGCCGATCCACCGCACAAACACGATATCTGGATACTGTCTTTTCAAATATAAAGGTTACAAATGGAATACAGTTTGGATCCAACAAAAATGCTTTTGGAATAAATCAAAATTTACTGCTGGATATTTATGAACCTGAAGGAGATACTTCGGCTTCTCGTCCTTTAATGATTTGGGTACACGGCGGAGCTTTTGTACTTGGAGATAGAAAATATGCTGATGTAGTCCTGTACTGTAAAGAATTTGCAAAACGTGGATACGTAACAGCTTCAATTGATTATAGGCTTGGGGTTACTTCATTTAATAACAAAGGTTATATGGAAGCCATTTTACGAGCCACACAAGATCTTAAAGCTGCTATCAGGTTTTTCCGCGCAAATGCTTCGGTATATAAAATCAATACGGAAAAGATTATTGCCGGTGGAACATCTGCAGGTGGCTTTACTGCCATTCACACCGGATATTTGAATGCTGATGAGATTCCGTCAGAGATTGACACCAGCAAGATTGGAAGTATAGAGGGCAATTCAGGTAATCCCGGCTACTCTTCAAAATTTAATTTGATTGTAAATTGCTGGGGAGCGATAGTTGATACTAATTGGATGCAAGCCGGCGATCTTCCGGTTGTAAGCATCCATGGAACGGCAGATAATATTGTTCCCTGCTATAGTGGAAAAGCAATGGGAGTTTTCCCGGTTTATGGAAGTGGTGTAATTGAGCGAAACGTAACAAGATTAGGGATTGAAAACAAATTAAAATTGTTTTATGGGGCTGGTCATCAGTTGATTGGAGGAAGTATGGATACTGTAAATGCGCGTTTCGATACTTCGATTACGGTTATAAGTAATTTTATTTATTCAACACTTATCAATCCATTCGTATCTGTTGAGAAACAATCGGATATTCCTGTAAAAGATTTTATTGTAGATCAAAATTATCCGAATCCATTCAATCCAAGTACAATAATCAGCTATCAGTTACTATCATCTCTAAATCCCTCACAAGGAGGAACTTTAGTTTCTCTAAAGGTTTTTGATATCTTAGGTAAAGAAGTTGCAACATTAGTAAATGAAGTTCAAAAAGCAGGAATTTATAATTATACATTCTCAATTGATAATTATAAATTGAAAAGTGGAAATTATTTTTATAAGCTTACAGTCAATAATTTTTCAGAAACAAAGAAATTTACAGTTCTTAAATAG
- a CDS encoding chorismate mutase, producing MNFEKQNIDSLTVVEKEVLLNKLRKKVDFIDRILVYILNRRTKIAILIGRIKLSLNLPTYAPEREKDVMAKVYKHNNGPLTEESLERIYERILDQSRATQKSESPKLFSKADDAKE from the coding sequence TTGAATTTTGAGAAACAAAATATCGATTCACTTACTGTGGTTGAAAAGGAAGTACTGCTAAATAAACTTCGGAAAAAAGTGGATTTCATTGATCGCATTCTTGTATACATTCTAAATCGAAGAACAAAGATTGCAATTTTAATTGGCAGGATAAAGCTTTCTCTAAATCTTCCTACATATGCTCCGGAAAGAGAAAAGGATGTAATGGCAAAAGTATATAAACATAACAACGGACCGCTTACTGAAGAATCGCTTGAAAGAATTTACGAAAGAATATTAGATCAATCTCGTGCAACGCAAAAATCAGAATCACCAAAATTATTTTCAAAAGCTGACGATGCAAAAGAATAA